The Elusimicrobiota bacterium genome contains a region encoding:
- a CDS encoding HipA domain-containing protein, whose amino-acid sequence MFKYPQRDTGQHWAEKVAAEIAEMIGIWHAKVELAIFQNEKGSATASFARDGRSLIHGNQLLAGHLQNYEVEKRFQQSSHTLDNIFLVLENIFVPPEFARRMKERFADYIVLDALIGNNDRHHENWGILRKITSATRWEGYLAPSFDHASSLGRELRDEGKRLRCRKNLLKEKKIADYSEMASGIFGRTQTSV is encoded by the coding sequence TTGTTCAAGTATCCTCAGAGGGATACGGGGCAGCATTGGGCGGAGAAGGTCGCGGCGGAAATTGCTGAGATGATCGGCATTTGGCATGCCAAAGTGGAGTTAGCAATCTTTCAAAACGAAAAAGGATCAGCCACGGCAAGCTTCGCTCGAGATGGGCGGAGTCTTATTCATGGGAACCAACTTTTGGCGGGGCATCTTCAAAATTACGAAGTAGAGAAACGGTTCCAACAATCTAGCCACACGTTGGATAACATTTTTCTGGTTTTGGAAAACATCTTCGTTCCTCCCGAATTCGCCCGAAGGATGAAGGAGCGCTTTGCCGATTACATCGTTCTGGATGCTTTGATCGGAAATAATGATCGTCATCATGAGAATTGGGGAATTTTGAGAAAAATAACATCGGCGACCCGATGGGAGGGTTATTTGGCGCCATCTTTTGATCACGCATCTTCTTTGGGAAGGGAACTGAGGGATGAAGGGAAAAGACTGCGGTGCCGCAAAAATTTACTAAAGGAAAAAAAGATTGCCGACTATTCGGAGATGGCCAGCGGCATTTTTGGCAGGACACAAACGTCGGTTTGA
- a CDS encoding recombinase family protein yields MYSIAPEPSVISSVTKCAIYTRVSTDLQAEVVFNSCEAQEDRIRSFIASQAGFEVVKVYSDPGYSGANTERPGLRQMVDDIRVGLIKMVISYKIDRLTRSPKDFYDLIELFEAHGASFISVTERFDTSTPSGRLLRNIMLTFAQFERELISERVRDKLIQRVKRGLHGVGSPPFGYVKNEKGVLVFDSPRDAHVGLIFETYLKTRSIRAILKTLRGKGILSRKGKPFCDSAIWNLLRNQVYTGKIVHRGPLIPVNMSPSLARSCLTMSNA; encoded by the coding sequence ATGTATAGTATTGCCCCGGAACCTTCTGTCATTTCCTCCGTCACCAAGTGCGCTATCTACACCCGCGTTTCGACGGATTTACAGGCGGAAGTTGTGTTTAACTCCTGCGAAGCCCAGGAGGACCGCATCCGTTCTTTCATCGCCAGCCAAGCCGGTTTCGAAGTGGTTAAAGTTTATTCCGATCCCGGCTACAGCGGAGCAAACACGGAGCGTCCTGGGCTTCGGCAAATGGTCGACGACATTCGGGTTGGGCTCATCAAAATGGTGATCTCCTATAAAATCGACCGCCTGACCCGCTCGCCCAAAGATTTCTACGACCTCATTGAACTTTTTGAAGCCCACGGGGCATCCTTTATTTCCGTCACGGAACGCTTTGACACGTCGACGCCGTCGGGCCGACTTTTGCGCAATATCATGCTGACCTTTGCTCAGTTCGAACGCGAGCTGATTTCCGAGCGCGTTCGTGACAAGTTGATCCAGCGGGTTAAGCGCGGTCTCCATGGGGTTGGTTCGCCGCCCTTTGGTTATGTGAAGAATGAGAAGGGTGTCCTGGTTTTTGATTCTCCGCGCGACGCGCACGTGGGGCTGATTTTTGAAACTTATCTCAAGACTCGCTCGATCCGCGCCATTCTCAAAACCCTTCGGGGAAAAGGAATCCTTTCCCGAAAAGGGAAACCTTTTTGCGATTCGGCCATTTGGAACCTGTTAAGGAACCAGGTTTACACGGGCAAGATTGTCCACCGGGGACCACTTATCCCGGTCAACATGAGCCCATCGTTAGCCCGGAGCTGTTTAACGATGTCCAACGCTTGA
- a CDS encoding recombinase zinc beta ribbon domain-containing protein, translating into MMAESPRQTANPDNHLPFAGIVRCQECGSAMSVAFTNKQNKGGKKKYFYYRCGSVGHKGKDACRTKQIGADRLHDMVYKNLIRLSVDGENLKNLVFSLKNQTRGESGEGFEPLQDLQRLTPQNLQKDLTAYIKTCARKTGIEKVYAVRRGIRRIHYSKRSVRVDYAFGSFPGGKSGRDTSPMGANGGVSSDDVSEFRSDSHPVARSAFDQTNSTPLVGNLGVGRPGSDGLGQNSIKTKKPSGGNPLGSFATVCDFTNGGRGGI; encoded by the coding sequence TTGATGGCCGAATCCCCTCGTCAGACGGCCAATCCCGATAACCACTTGCCCTTCGCCGGGATTGTCCGCTGCCAGGAGTGTGGAAGCGCCATGAGCGTCGCGTTCACCAACAAACAGAACAAAGGGGGGAAGAAGAAATATTTTTACTACCGGTGCGGCAGCGTGGGGCACAAAGGCAAAGACGCTTGCCGCACCAAACAGATCGGTGCGGATCGTTTGCACGACATGGTCTATAAAAACCTGATCCGCCTTTCGGTTGATGGGGAAAACCTGAAAAATCTCGTGTTTTCGCTGAAAAATCAAACCCGTGGAGAGTCTGGAGAGGGATTTGAACCGTTACAAGATTTACAACGTTTGACGCCCCAAAACCTTCAAAAAGACCTTACGGCATATATAAAAACATGTGCGCGCAAAACCGGGATTGAAAAAGTGTATGCGGTGCGGCGGGGGATTCGGCGGATTCACTATTCCAAAAGGAGCGTCCGCGTGGACTACGCCTTCGGTTCCTTCCCAGGTGGCAAAAGCGGACGGGACACGTCCCCAATGGGCGCAAATGGCGGTGTTTCTTCCGACGACGTTAGCGAATTTCGGAGCGACTCCCACCCCGTCGCGCGGAGCGCGTTCGATCAGACCAATTCCACCCCTTTGGTTGGGAATTTGGGAGTGGGACGACCCGGCTCGGACGGTTTGGGACAGAATTCGATCAAAACAAAAAAGCCCAGCGGAGGGAATCCGTTGGGCTCTTTTGCCACAGTTTGTGATTTCACAAATGGCGGAAGGGGAGGGATTTGA
- the dinB gene encoding DNA polymerase IV, with the protein MILHLDMNAFFASVEQRENPALRGKPVVVVGGLGRRGIILTASYEARPYGIKTGMLLHQAQALCPTLVPVAGDFRKYVEASKMLFPLLERFTEKVEMTSCDEAFMDVTEARRAPDWDQALETAAAVQRLVLDELSLPCSIGIAPNKLLAKLASDMKKPRGLTRIRPTEVESLLAALPVESLCGIGPRMKKNLEAMGVRTCGQLAAMDFETLYTRFGAWGHWLKRMGQGRDDAPVARVDAVDTVKSVGHATTFPSNTRDPDVLKGYLMFLSEKVGARARRYGLAGREVALTVRDADFKTRTHHRALGEAIMTDEAIFAAAAGLLAEKERLEKPIRLVGVCLARLEPHTGQASLFTESDRPRKLAETLDRLNARYGKGTVGRARSALAKKHGVLAPPVPPALRAAD; encoded by the coding sequence GTGATTCTTCATCTCGACATGAACGCCTTTTTCGCCTCGGTGGAACAGCGGGAGAACCCCGCTTTGCGGGGGAAGCCTGTGGTCGTCGTGGGGGGCCTCGGCCGTCGGGGAATTATCCTCACGGCGTCCTACGAAGCCCGGCCCTACGGGATCAAAACGGGGATGCTCCTTCATCAAGCCCAGGCCCTGTGCCCGACGCTGGTTCCGGTGGCGGGGGATTTCCGAAAATACGTTGAGGCTTCCAAAATGCTTTTTCCTCTCCTGGAACGCTTTACGGAAAAAGTGGAAATGACCTCCTGCGACGAGGCGTTTATGGACGTCACGGAAGCCCGGCGCGCGCCGGATTGGGACCAGGCCCTCGAGACGGCGGCGGCGGTCCAACGTTTGGTCTTGGACGAGCTGTCCCTCCCCTGTTCGATCGGGATCGCGCCCAACAAGTTATTGGCCAAATTGGCCTCGGACATGAAAAAACCCCGGGGGCTGACGCGGATTCGTCCGACGGAGGTGGAGAGTCTTTTGGCCGCTCTTCCGGTCGAATCCCTTTGCGGCATCGGGCCCCGGATGAAGAAAAACTTGGAGGCGATGGGCGTTCGAACCTGCGGGCAGTTGGCGGCCATGGATTTCGAAACCCTCTACACGCGTTTCGGCGCCTGGGGCCATTGGCTGAAACGCATGGGGCAAGGACGGGACGACGCGCCCGTGGCCCGGGTGGACGCGGTGGACACGGTCAAATCCGTCGGTCACGCCACGACCTTCCCCTCCAACACCCGGGACCCGGACGTGTTGAAGGGCTACTTGATGTTTTTGTCGGAGAAAGTCGGCGCCCGGGCCCGGCGCTACGGGTTGGCCGGGCGGGAAGTGGCGCTCACGGTGCGGGACGCGGATTTTAAAACCCGCACCCACCACCGGGCTCTGGGGGAGGCGATTATGACCGACGAGGCCATTTTCGCCGCCGCCGCGGGGCTGTTGGCGGAAAAGGAACGCCTTGAAAAACCCATCCGACTGGTCGGGGTGTGCCTCGCGCGCCTGGAACCCCACACGGGCCAAGCTTCCCTCTTTACGGAGTCGGATCGCCCCCGGAAGCTGGCGGAAACCCTGGACCGATTGAACGCCCGCTACGGCAAAGGCACCGTGGGCCGGGCCCGGTCCGCTCTGGCCAAAAAGCACGGCGTCTTGGCCCCGCCGGTTCCCCCAGCCCTTCGCGCGGCGGATTGA
- a CDS encoding type II secretion system protein: MKKNGFTLIELMLVVAIIALLAAIALPQFANLIEKSREASNRGNMGTVRSALEIYYVDNDGIYPRYAMGPTCWGNGTLELQGKYVDLDKIHFRSPGYIHSPSLTLPGTAIIGFGNFGPTPVLDPITPDLWLPQYDYYATGPIGCGPVPLARVGFYCTHTDLSGRTWSTW; encoded by the coding sequence ATGAAAAAAAATGGATTCACCCTGATCGAATTGATGCTGGTGGTGGCCATCATCGCCTTGCTGGCGGCCATCGCCCTCCCCCAATTCGCCAATCTGATCGAAAAATCCCGGGAAGCCAGCAACCGAGGCAACATGGGGACGGTCCGAAGCGCGCTGGAAATTTATTACGTGGACAACGACGGCATTTATCCGCGCTACGCCATGGGCCCCACCTGCTGGGGAAACGGCACACTGGAACTCCAGGGGAAATACGTGGACTTGGATAAAATCCATTTTCGTTCCCCCGGCTACATCCACTCGCCTTCCCTCACTCTTCCCGGGACCGCCATCATCGGCTTCGGAAACTTCGGGCCCACCCCGGTTCTCGATCCCATCACGCCGGACCTTTGGTTGCCCCAGTACGACTATTACGCCACGGGCCCCATCGGCTGCGGGCCGGTCCCCCTGGCCCGGGTGGGTTTTTATTGCACCCACACGGATTTGTCGGGACGGACCTGGAGCACGTGGTAA
- a CDS encoding YraN family protein, whose amino-acid sequence MSPGARAEQTARRHLEKKGFRFLAANHRTRFGEVDLVMEEGATVVFVEVKARSGTDFGRPEEFVTRAKQARVAKAALDFVKVRGLADRPLRFDVVGLSGEEIAHLPNAFVPDAGRYLF is encoded by the coding sequence ATATCGCCCGGCGCGCGGGCCGAGCAAACCGCCCGCCGCCATTTGGAGAAAAAGGGGTTTCGATTCCTCGCGGCCAACCACCGCACGCGATTCGGCGAAGTGGATTTGGTGATGGAAGAGGGGGCGACGGTGGTGTTTGTCGAGGTGAAAGCTCGGTCCGGGACGGATTTCGGCCGGCCGGAGGAGTTCGTGACCCGCGCCAAGCAGGCCCGGGTGGCCAAAGCGGCCCTGGATTTCGTCAAGGTGCGGGGTTTGGCGGACCGTCCCTTGCGTTTCGACGTGGTCGGCCTATCGGGCGAGGAAATCGCCCATCTGCCCAACGCCTTCGTTCCCGACGCGGGGCGCTACCTCTTCTGA
- a CDS encoding ribonuclease HII, with protein sequence MSKPLFAFDSGWREKGFFILAGVDEAGRGPWAGPVVAAAVVLKPETDWTGLNDSKKMTPAARDRFYDLIRSEALFHAVAFASAEIIDAKNILKASLGAMAEAVEKLGAAPSLILVDGNQTIPQLPARLQKTVVGGDGLSASIAAASVLAKVTRDRWMADAHRQYPAYGFDRHKGYGTPDHAEALRRHGPCALHRKSFAPVRATLSPQFPLPPTCSPN encoded by the coding sequence GTGTCAAAACCCCTTTTCGCGTTCGATTCCGGTTGGCGCGAAAAGGGGTTTTTTATTTTGGCGGGGGTGGACGAAGCCGGGCGCGGCCCCTGGGCCGGCCCGGTGGTGGCCGCCGCCGTGGTCCTCAAGCCCGAAACCGATTGGACCGGATTGAACGACAGCAAGAAAATGACGCCCGCCGCCCGGGACCGGTTCTACGATCTCATTCGGTCCGAAGCCCTGTTTCACGCGGTGGCTTTCGCCTCGGCGGAAATCATCGACGCGAAAAACATCTTGAAAGCCTCCCTGGGCGCCATGGCCGAAGCGGTGGAGAAGCTGGGCGCCGCGCCGTCCCTCATCCTCGTGGACGGCAATCAAACCATTCCCCAACTTCCCGCCCGACTTCAAAAAACCGTCGTGGGGGGCGACGGGTTAAGCGCCTCCATTGCGGCGGCCAGCGTACTGGCCAAAGTGACGCGGGACCGCTGGATGGCCGACGCCCACCGCCAATACCCCGCCTACGGGTTCGACCGCCACAAAGGCTACGGCACCCCGGATCACGCCGAGGCTCTTCGACGGCACGGCCCCTGCGCCCTGCATCGGAAAAGTTTCGCCCCCGTCCGGGCCACCCTGTCCCCCCAATTCCCCCTGCCCCCGACGTGTTCGCCCAACTGA
- the rplS gene encoding 50S ribosomal protein L19 gives MNPILEKVESAFLKKNPPAFRVGDVVRVDIKIVEGESERIQAFEGVVIRKRGHGIASTFTVRKMSFGVGVERTLPLHSPRIESLKVLRSGKVRRAKLYYLRDLTGKAARIEEEIASPVAKAAEGKNAGPAPLEPAATR, from the coding sequence ATGAACCCCATTCTCGAAAAAGTTGAAAGCGCCTTTTTGAAAAAGAACCCGCCCGCCTTCCGCGTGGGCGACGTCGTTCGCGTCGACATCAAGATCGTCGAAGGAGAGAGCGAGCGTATTCAGGCCTTCGAAGGCGTCGTGATCCGCAAACGCGGCCACGGCATCGCCTCGACCTTCACCGTGCGCAAAATGTCCTTCGGCGTGGGCGTCGAGCGGACTCTTCCGCTCCACAGCCCCCGCATCGAAAGCCTCAAGGTGCTTCGCTCGGGCAAAGTGCGCCGCGCCAAACTTTATTACCTCCGGGACCTCACGGGCAAAGCCGCCCGCATCGAGGAAGAAATCGCGTCCCCCGTCGCCAAAGCGGCGGAAGGCAAGAACGCCGGACCCGCCCCGCTGGAGCCCGCCGCTACGCGCTAA
- the trmD gene encoding tRNA (guanosine(37)-N1)-methyltransferase TrmD, which translates to MRVDVLTLFPRMFEGAFGESLLGKARIKGLADLRVHDIREFADNKHRTVDDRPYGGGPGMVIQAEPLHRALKSIGATGKGRTKPFVIYLSPQGRPFTQALADRLAKKKRLALICGHYEGVDERIFEWIDLEVSLGDVVLTGGEIPAMAVVDAVVRKIPGTVKEADSLAWDSFADGWRGRLDCPHYTRPADWRGRKVPPVLLGGDHKAIAAWREAASAAATKKKRPDLLKIKK; encoded by the coding sequence GTGCGCGTTGACGTTTTGACACTGTTCCCCCGGATGTTCGAGGGGGCGTTCGGCGAAAGCCTGCTGGGCAAGGCCCGGATTAAGGGCCTGGCCGACCTTCGGGTCCACGACATTCGCGAATTCGCCGACAACAAGCACCGCACCGTGGACGACCGGCCCTACGGCGGCGGACCCGGGATGGTGATTCAGGCCGAGCCGCTCCACCGGGCCTTGAAATCCATCGGGGCCACGGGAAAAGGCCGGACCAAACCTTTTGTGATTTACTTGTCGCCCCAGGGACGCCCCTTCACCCAAGCCCTGGCCGACCGGCTGGCGAAAAAGAAACGCCTCGCGTTGATTTGCGGGCATTACGAAGGCGTGGACGAACGAATTTTTGAGTGGATCGACCTCGAAGTGTCTCTCGGGGATGTCGTCTTGACCGGCGGGGAAATTCCCGCCATGGCGGTTGTGGACGCGGTCGTGCGGAAGATTCCGGGCACGGTGAAGGAAGCCGACAGTTTGGCCTGGGATTCCTTCGCCGACGGTTGGCGGGGACGGTTGGACTGCCCCCACTACACCCGGCCCGCCGATTGGCGCGGACGGAAAGTGCCCCCCGTTCTTTTGGGCGGGGACCACAAAGCCATCGCCGCCTGGCGCGAAGCCGCCTCGGCGGCGGCCACCAAAAAGAAGCGGCCGGATTTATTGAAAATTAAAAAGTGA
- a CDS encoding KH domain-containing protein translates to MPSALDWVLSVAKNLVQRPDDVHARWAEAERTVELSVAPEDRGKIIGRRGKTIDSLRIVANAAFGADDARIDIKLLEE, encoded by the coding sequence ATGCCGTCCGCCCTCGACTGGGTTCTGTCCGTCGCGAAAAATCTGGTCCAACGGCCGGACGACGTTCACGCCCGCTGGGCGGAAGCCGAACGGACCGTCGAGTTGAGCGTGGCCCCCGAGGACCGGGGCAAAATCATCGGCCGACGCGGCAAAACCATCGACTCGCTCCGCATCGTGGCCAACGCGGCCTTCGGCGCGGACGACGCGCGCATCGACATCAAGCTTTTGGAAGAGTAA
- the rpsP gene encoding 30S ribosomal protein S16 — MVRLRLQKVGRPKTPHFRIVAIDSRKARDAAGLEVLGHYHPKDKANRITVNVERLKYWLSQGAQASDTLRTALKNAGSLVPSESAPRATAAAN; from the coding sequence ATGGTTCGCCTTCGTCTTCAAAAAGTCGGGCGCCCGAAAACGCCCCATTTCCGCATTGTCGCCATCGACAGCCGCAAGGCCCGCGATGCCGCCGGATTGGAAGTCCTCGGCCATTATCACCCCAAGGACAAAGCCAACCGGATCACCGTCAACGTCGAGCGCCTCAAATACTGGCTTTCCCAAGGCGCCCAGGCGTCCGACACCCTCCGCACGGCCCTCAAAAACGCCGGTTCCCTGGTCCCGTCCGAATCGGCGCCCCGGGCCACCGCGGCCGCCAACTAA
- a CDS encoding phosphoenolpyruvate carboxylase — MDATLRDDVRTLTTWLGRIIREQEGEAFFTKLERLRQLAKATRTRPGASPRAALRVFVERLSAREAQSMARAFTLYFQLVNLAEEHHRLERLRARERDSGAPPLSIEKALESFRRAGVSRARVARAVADLRLEPVFTAHPTEAKRRVVLRHLLRVAELWEEHRRADRSPSERRRSENALLESLEALWQTQPVRQRRVTVEDEVRNVLFFLIGTVPRAAADFWDAWTEAAACLAPGAAPSPRLLTFGTWVGGDRDGNPSVTPDVSRWALAEQRRTALAFYRTAVRDLQSLLTSSASAARVDPAVVKSLNKDRRALPELEDRLRHWERGEYYRAKLWAVEARLVRAQSGDKGGYPGPAGLVDDLVLLRRSLEKNGGARTAHGALRTLERQVRLFGFHLARLDFRQHSGRVRAAAEALAGGRPTTAEWPARVAAGAPRAVPRIAGDGLALREMETLAELQKIHGTRAADHYILSMTGSADDLWAALFLARRAGLVRREGNRWRSTVDIVPLFETVEDLSRAPALMAALWRHPLYRQILDSRGGAQEIMLGYSDSNKDAGYLAANYHLYRAQDALGRAAEKAGVRLRFFHGKGGTIDRGGGPAHRAILAAPRSVPGGRLRITEQGEVIAYKYGRPAVARRNFEQMASAVLTAELMPPGAALSTARRSVYEGVLGEIAEASRRHYRALVYETPGFADYFAQATPIDLIARVEIASRPVFRSGKTKEGSPRVAAAPSLADMRAIPWVFSWTQSRNLLPAWFGAGSALGNFLEEKGAFGRGVLADMYARWPFFAALLDNLELSLAKADLTIAEGYAALVKDRGLRSSIFERIREEHRRTVSALRSITGHASPLERSPVLRESIALRNPYVDSLSALQTRFLRLWRDPRRSPAEREKALGVLLVTLNGIAAGMKSTG; from the coding sequence ATGGACGCCACGCTGAGAGACGACGTTCGAACCCTGACCACCTGGTTGGGCCGTATCATCCGGGAACAGGAGGGGGAAGCCTTTTTTACCAAATTGGAGCGACTTCGCCAATTGGCCAAGGCCACCCGGACGCGTCCCGGCGCCTCGCCCCGGGCGGCCCTACGGGTTTTCGTTGAACGCTTGTCCGCCCGGGAGGCCCAAAGCATGGCCCGGGCCTTCACGCTCTATTTTCAGCTGGTCAATCTGGCCGAGGAGCACCACCGGTTGGAACGCCTGCGCGCCCGGGAGCGGGATTCCGGGGCCCCCCCTTTGTCCATCGAAAAAGCCCTCGAAAGTTTTCGGCGGGCGGGCGTGTCCCGGGCGCGCGTCGCCCGGGCCGTGGCCGACCTTCGCCTGGAGCCCGTGTTTACCGCCCACCCCACCGAAGCCAAGCGCCGGGTGGTCCTTCGCCACCTGCTCCGCGTGGCCGAATTGTGGGAGGAGCACCGGCGGGCCGACCGGTCGCCGTCGGAGCGGCGTCGGTCCGAAAACGCCCTGCTGGAGTCCCTGGAAGCCCTTTGGCAAACCCAACCGGTGCGCCAGCGGCGCGTGACGGTGGAGGACGAAGTGCGGAACGTCCTTTTTTTCCTGATCGGCACGGTGCCCCGGGCGGCGGCGGATTTTTGGGACGCTTGGACGGAGGCCGCGGCCTGCCTCGCCCCCGGCGCGGCGCCCTCTCCCCGGCTTTTGACTTTTGGAACCTGGGTGGGGGGGGACCGGGACGGCAACCCCTCCGTCACCCCCGACGTGTCCCGATGGGCCTTGGCCGAACAACGGCGAACCGCCCTGGCGTTTTACCGGACGGCGGTGCGGGACCTTCAATCCCTGCTGACCTCCTCCGCCTCGGCCGCCCGGGTGGACCCGGCGGTGGTGAAATCCTTGAACAAAGACCGGCGGGCCCTCCCGGAGCTGGAGGACCGCCTCCGTCATTGGGAACGGGGGGAATACTACCGCGCCAAGCTTTGGGCCGTGGAGGCCCGTCTGGTCCGGGCCCAATCCGGGGACAAAGGCGGCTACCCGGGCCCCGCGGGGTTGGTCGACGACTTGGTTCTCCTTCGACGGAGCTTGGAAAAAAACGGGGGCGCCCGCACGGCCCACGGCGCGCTCCGGACCCTGGAGCGCCAGGTCCGGCTGTTCGGTTTTCACCTGGCCCGGCTGGATTTTCGCCAGCACAGCGGTCGGGTGCGGGCCGCGGCCGAAGCCCTGGCCGGCGGGCGGCCGACGACCGCCGAATGGCCCGCCCGGGTGGCGGCGGGCGCCCCGCGGGCGGTGCCCCGGATCGCGGGCGACGGGTTGGCCCTCCGGGAGATGGAAACCCTGGCGGAATTGCAAAAAATCCATGGAACGCGGGCCGCCGACCACTACATTTTGTCCATGACGGGCTCCGCCGACGACCTGTGGGCGGCGCTCTTTTTGGCCCGGCGCGCGGGGCTCGTCCGCCGGGAGGGAAACCGTTGGCGTTCGACGGTGGACATCGTCCCGTTGTTCGAGACGGTGGAGGACTTGTCCCGGGCCCCCGCGCTGATGGCGGCTTTGTGGCGTCACCCCTTGTATCGGCAAATCCTGGACTCCCGGGGCGGGGCCCAGGAAATCATGCTCGGGTATTCCGATTCCAACAAAGACGCGGGGTATTTGGCCGCCAATTATCATTTGTATCGCGCCCAGGACGCCCTGGGCCGGGCCGCGGAAAAAGCCGGCGTCCGCCTGCGGTTCTTTCACGGGAAAGGCGGGACCATCGACCGGGGCGGGGGTCCGGCGCACCGGGCCATTTTGGCCGCGCCGCGCTCGGTTCCCGGGGGGCGGCTTCGAATCACCGAGCAGGGCGAGGTGATCGCCTACAAATACGGCCGCCCGGCGGTGGCCCGGCGGAATTTCGAGCAAATGGCGAGCGCGGTGCTGACCGCGGAGCTGATGCCGCCGGGGGCCGCCCTCTCGACCGCGCGACGGTCGGTCTACGAAGGGGTCCTGGGCGAAATCGCCGAGGCCTCCCGCCGCCACTACCGGGCGTTGGTGTACGAGACCCCGGGCTTCGCCGATTACTTCGCGCAGGCGACGCCCATCGATTTGATCGCGCGGGTGGAAATCGCCAGCCGGCCGGTGTTTCGAAGCGGAAAAACCAAGGAAGGATCGCCGCGGGTTGCCGCGGCCCCGTCGCTCGCCGACATGCGCGCCATCCCCTGGGTTTTTTCCTGGACCCAATCCCGAAATCTTCTTCCGGCGTGGTTCGGCGCCGGGAGCGCCCTGGGAAATTTTTTAGAGGAAAAGGGGGCCTTTGGGCGGGGGGTGCTCGCCGACATGTACGCCCGGTGGCCTTTTTTCGCGGCCTTGCTCGACAACCTCGAGCTGTCCTTGGCCAAGGCCGACTTAACCATCGCCGAGGGCTACGCGGCGCTGGTCAAGGACCGTGGTCTTCGATCCTCGATCTTTGAACGAATCCGAGAGGAGCACCGACGAACCGTCAGCGCCCTTCGGTCGATCACCGGGCACGCCTCGCCGCTGGAGCGGTCGCCGGTCCTTCGGGAATCCATCGCCCTGCGAAATCCCTACGTGGACTCCCTGAGCGCTCTGCAGACGCGTTTCTTGCGTTTGTGGCGGGACCCTCGTCGGTCGCCCGCGGAGCGGGAGAAGGCGCTCGGCGTGCTGCTGGTCACCCTCAACGGGATCGCGGCGGGCATGAAAAGCACGGGGTGA
- a CDS encoding rhodanese-like domain-containing protein: protein MRHRGSMGALAALMAAPLWLAAASPSPLPEDRPLADPRDANPPVKPATPQDYARFVASFNYKKHTATLREFRKWRGEKDVVVADLRTREEFDRGHVAGAVHLGSDITQERLAAILPSTKSRLLLYCTNSFYPTRRIALTDVALPQIAFLGHPRVWMLEAVWRDPGNKSLEIPWEGEGRPKPW, encoded by the coding sequence ATGAGACACCGGGGTTCGATGGGAGCGCTGGCCGCCTTGATGGCGGCGCCGTTGTGGCTCGCGGCCGCCTCCCCCTCGCCGCTTCCGGAAGACCGGCCGCTCGCCGACCCTCGGGACGCCAATCCGCCCGTCAAACCGGCCACGCCCCAGGATTACGCCCGTTTCGTGGCGTCCTTCAATTACAAAAAACACACGGCCACGCTGCGGGAGTTTCGCAAATGGCGGGGCGAAAAAGACGTCGTGGTGGCCGATCTCCGAACCCGGGAAGAATTCGACCGGGGGCACGTCGCGGGCGCCGTTCATTTGGGTTCCGACATCACCCAGGAACGATTGGCCGCGATCCTCCCGAGCACGAAGTCGCGGCTTCTCCTGTATTGCACCAACTCTTTTTACCCCACCCGCCGGATTGCCCTGACCGACGTGGCCCTCCCCCAAATTGCCTTCCTGGGCCACCCCCGCGTATGGATGCTCGAAGCCGTCTGGCGGGACCCGGGAAACAAATCCCTCGAAATCCCCTGGGAAGGCGAGGGCCGCCCCAAACCCTGGTAA